The window aggCAACCCACTGAATAAAACAAACAGAAGAGTAGGAGAACATCCATGTCTCTGCATAAGAACATTGACTAAAATCATATGTTCAAACTACAAACGTGTCCTGTTTGTtgtcttttctctaattttctttCTACTAGGAAAATTCTATGTTGTTATAAAGAAATGATCCCATTCATGCTCCTCCATTGACCCAAACAAGTTATACTTCCAACTAAATTGTTCTGCAAAACCAAAACTAGTATTCCTCCCCTCTTTCATCTCCCTCCTAATTCTCTCTACTCTTTCAATAACTCTCTTAACTGTAGTATCAAATGCATCTTCAACGGTCTCCAATCTCGATCTTGGATCGGCATATATTACTCTTGGAATCTGCCTAATAACTTTCTCTCTCATGGCTCTCACCTTGACCTTCGGAATTCGTAGCAGTATCTTTTCAATACTGTCTTTGCCATTTTTCACATCATCTGCCGGTATGAACACAGAGTAACTGGTATAATTTCTTGGTAAATGCCATAGGTATTGAACATAAGCTGAACCTGGATGAAAGAAAACTGGAATACACCCTGCCAAAATTGAATCAAAAGTAGAACGCCTGGTGAATGAATCCCCTGTAGGCTGCAAGCAGAACACAGAACTTTGGAACATTTTCATCACATAAAACGGCTTGTAACACTTGTTCGAATGTTCACTGCATTCCAATAACCTGCATTTCCTCCTTGAAGCCTGGCACTGATCAATTATCTCATTACGAATGGAATGTTGAAGATTTGGCCTCGGGGCACCGGCAAACGAGAAGAAATACCGTCTTTTCTGCCTCCTCATTCTGTTTTGCCATTGAAACACTTCATTGTCAGTTGAAGGATGAAAGTATGTTGGATAAGGTATTGCAAATTCATTGTTGTTCCAAGGGCTTGATTCAATTGCTAACATTGTCATATTCCTCGACTCCGGCAAGAACATAAGCTTATTACCCCAATCTGAATCCTTACTCCCGAACCTCCTGAAATCCCAAGTTATCCTTCCCACAACTAGGAAATGATCTCTACCCCACATTTTCTTCCACTCTGGTTTTTCTCTAAGCCACTTGACAAGTTCAAGAGAAGCAGCATCTCTCATTGACGTGTTTGAATACCAAAGGTAGCGAGCTACATCCAGGCCTGCATAATATGGCACATAGATTGCAGAAGCCAATGAAGAGTCATTTGTCAAGCACTCGTACTGTTTCATTCTGTTGTGAAAGATAACTTCTAAAGAGAATTGGTTTGTTGCAAACCAATGGGTTTCTGAATAAACCCTTCCAAAATTGGGAAGATGAGGACCAAGACCCATGTTTGATGTAAAAAGACACATATCAGTCCAATTACTGAGTGACCTGCAATGCTTGAGCAAGTCTTCATTGAACCGGCTTGGAAGATCATGCACATAGATGTATCTACCCGAGCAGGAACCAAGCTGAGAATCCACATCTATGCCGTTCTCTGAACCTTTGGTAATTTTCTCACTTTTGCTCTCCCCTATAGAAAGTGAAGCCACTGGTTCAAGCATAGTCAGACTAATATCCACTCCTCCATCATGATCTGACTCTCCTTCATTCTCTGAACCAGAAACCCTGTTAACAGACTGAGTTTCCTTCTCTGCAAGGTTCGTTTGATCATTTGTGTGCACTTCTGTATCGTAAACCAATACATGATCAAAACCTTCATACCCATTATCTCGGGCAGAAAAATTGTTGAAAGGATTATACCATGATTTTACTGCGTCCATGTTTTCTACCCCAATCTCTCTGACAGCCATATCTTTAACAGGCTTTGAGGAATCCTCAGTAGTAATACTCATTTTAGGCAACATGTTGACACTTTCATTGGAATATCCGGACGAAAGAACGAAATTAGAGCCTCCGAAATTGACAGAATCGGCCGCAGAGCTAACATCAGACAAGGTGACCCCCGGCTGTCCAACCATCGGAGCTGAATGATACAAGCAAAGCAATAAGAAccacaaaagaaaagagattaAGACGGCTAACCACAATTGTTTGCGGCACATCAGCCTATCCACTGCCGCGCGAAAGACTTTCATGCATGACGACCTTTTCCGGCACATGGAAGACATTAATCCGAGCGATCTCCAATCAAGGATAAACATATGCGCAGTAGTACCCGATGATTGGAGAAAAGAACTAAGCCCAGAAGGTTAGAACTTAGAtaaacaaaacaagaattaaaaggCTTTGAACATTATTCATGAATAGCGCAAGAATAAAAGGCTTTTTGGCTCCCAACGTGCAAcgataaaaaagaagaaaaaacttgtatatatattcttacGTGAACTTATAAGCAGCAAGAAAAGGAACAGTAGTATAAGGTTTAAGGACATGGAATGAAAAGGGATGGGAGAAATGCCGGAAAAGCAAACGTGGAATTGCTAGAGAAGTTTGTTTAGAATttggaagaggagagagagaaagaagagatcAGAAATGGCGGACGTTGAAATGTTCAAGGTCCATTAATGTTTTGCTGGGTCGAACGTTCTAAATATACCAGCTAGTCAAGGTTATCTAGATGCGGGCCGGTCGGATCATGGTAACACGTACACATGCGAAGAAATCTCTGGCCATCGTTGGAATATCTGAATATTGATCGTCTAAGCTGTTCATGAGATTATTCAATCTATTAACGGAGAAAGCTAGCCCATGATGAAGGAATTAAAGGCACCCATGCATcatggtttttaattttattgttcaCGTATTAATCACCTATTCTTCACGTACCTTGGAGATCATGACAATAATCAAATTTCattctaattaataaaaaatgtagCTGAcctataatattattcaaactaTAAAACCAGAGAAATGTTAATGTTCGATGTAGTCGCTAGCTAGTTGCAATATTGATTGATGAAGTAAATCTAATTAAGtgatccatttttcttttaaatggtGGATGTATAAAACTATTTATGACATGTTAACTAGTGTGATAAAGGAGTGATCAAATTTATGATAAAGAATAGCATTGTTCAAatcattattcttaatatatagCCAACCATCAACAATTtatacatttatgtcttgaaatAATCTTGACCCATCATTTTGTACCAAGTGCATGAGTTGGATTAATTCTAATagggtaaataaaattttaggcCATggaatttctcttaattttaaaGCActctccattattttttttatacaacgGATGTGGAGGGTTTCGAaccttattttttcatttggagaACCGGATTATATGTCATCATGCTCTTGGcgtattctttattatttttaatttgacgATTTACTCTATGTAAGTGATTTTAAGATCGATAATTTGTTTGGAATCCAATTAAATAACAATTAGACATGAGGCAAACATGCGTAGCTTGCCACGTgttaaaacaaaatttgttaaaaatataaaatgatataacaaagaataaaaaacttcaaattattaaagtaagtcggatataaaaaa is drawn from Juglans regia cultivar Chandler chromosome 5, Walnut 2.0, whole genome shotgun sequence and contains these coding sequences:
- the LOC109002661 gene encoding xyloglucan galactosyltransferase MUR3-like — encoded protein: MFILDWRSLGLMSSMCRKRSSCMKVFRAAVDRLMCRKQLWLAVLISFLLWFLLLCLYHSAPMVGQPGVTLSDVSSAADSVNFGGSNFVLSSGYSNESVNMLPKMSITTEDSSKPVKDMAVREIGVENMDAVKSWYNPFNNFSARDNGYEGFDHVLVYDTEVHTNDQTNLAEKETQSVNRVSGSENEGESDHDGGVDISLTMLEPVASLSIGESKSEKITKGSENGIDVDSQLGSCSGRYIYVHDLPSRFNEDLLKHCRSLSNWTDMCLFTSNMGLGPHLPNFGRVYSETHWFATNQFSLEVIFHNRMKQYECLTNDSSLASAIYVPYYAGLDVARYLWYSNTSMRDAASLELVKWLREKPEWKKMWGRDHFLVVGRITWDFRRFGSKDSDWGNKLMFLPESRNMTMLAIESSPWNNNEFAIPYPTYFHPSTDNEVFQWQNRMRRQKRRYFFSFAGAPRPNLQHSIRNEIIDQCQASRRKCRLLECSEHSNKCYKPFYVMKMFQSSVFCLQPTGDSFTRRSTFDSILAGCIPVFFHPGSAYVQYLWHLPRNYTSYSVFIPADDVKNGKDSIEKILLRIPKVKVRAMREKVIRQIPRVIYADPRSRLETVEDAFDTTVKRVIERVERIRREMKEGRNTSFGFAEQFSWKYNLFGSMEEHEWDHFFITT